A region of Maridesulfovibrio sp. DNA encodes the following proteins:
- the cdaA gene encoding diadenylate cyclase CdaA codes for MFEFLGFQISWKELLDIGLVAIVYFYIILLVRGTRAAAVIWGLLLVLLVYYLSDVFGLYTLNWLLTNFLSSIFLVIIVLFQRDIRKGLAQMGAGRFWRKQDFEIAVIDEICSAMDSMARQKIGALLVIQKNVPLGDILEKGIEINGRVSKQLLVNIFWPDTPLHDGAVVIQSNKIVAASCILPLAQVPTRQSSIGTRHRAALGISEETDAIALVVSEERGTISAAIGGKLTTSLDMVRLKRVLKNVLT; via the coding sequence ATGTTTGAATTTCTGGGCTTTCAAATCTCCTGGAAAGAGCTGCTGGACATAGGTCTGGTGGCTATTGTCTATTTTTACATCATCCTGCTGGTGCGCGGAACCCGTGCTGCTGCGGTAATCTGGGGACTTTTGCTGGTTCTGCTTGTCTACTACCTTTCTGATGTTTTCGGCCTCTATACACTGAACTGGTTGCTGACGAATTTTTTAAGTTCTATCTTCCTTGTAATTATCGTTCTTTTTCAGAGGGATATACGTAAAGGACTGGCCCAGATGGGAGCAGGGCGTTTCTGGCGTAAACAGGATTTCGAGATTGCGGTGATCGATGAAATCTGCTCCGCCATGGATTCCATGGCCCGTCAGAAAATCGGGGCCTTGCTGGTTATTCAGAAGAACGTACCCCTTGGTGATATTCTTGAAAAAGGGATCGAAATAAATGGCCGGGTCAGCAAGCAACTGCTGGTTAATATTTTCTGGCCGGACACTCCGTTGCATGACGGGGCGGTGGTTATTCAATCCAACAAGATTGTAGCTGCTTCCTGTATTCTGCCGCTGGCACAGGTCCCTACCCGCCAGAGTTCCATCGGCACCCGGCACAGGGCAGCCCTTGGGATCAGCGAGGAGACTGATGCCATTGCCCTTGTTGTTTCCGAGGAGCGCGGTACTATTTCTGCTGCAATCGGTGGTAAATTGACTACAAGCCTTGATATGGTCAGGCTTAAAAGAGTCCTCAAAAACGTATTGACTTAA
- the folP gene encoding dihydropteroate synthase, producing MSRNYSWTINGGRVLGPAPFFIAGIVNVTPDSFYDGGKNYDPRQAIEHGRLLAEQGADILDVGGESTRPFADPVSLEDELARVIPVIKELSRDYVVSVDTVKSGVARASIEAGAAIVNDVSAFSQDPTLLEVVADLKPGYVLMHSQGSPEQMQLSPTYDNVIEDILSFFEKSLEKLIKSGLPESHIVIDPGIGFGKTLEHNLAILRRIDRFMELGFPVYMGLSNKSLWGKLLGLESDERQNATQAATAVLAARGVPIHRVHEVGLTSQTLKIVKEICGDY from the coding sequence ATGTCCCGTAATTATTCTTGGACCATAAATGGGGGCAGGGTGTTAGGCCCTGCCCCTTTTTTTATTGCCGGTATTGTTAATGTTACCCCTGATTCCTTTTATGACGGGGGAAAGAACTATGATCCGCGGCAGGCTATTGAGCATGGCCGCCTGCTTGCTGAACAGGGGGCGGATATTCTTGATGTGGGTGGTGAGAGCACACGGCCATTTGCCGATCCCGTTTCTTTGGAAGACGAGCTGGCTCGTGTAATCCCGGTAATCAAGGAATTGAGCCGTGATTATGTGGTTTCTGTTGATACGGTTAAAAGCGGGGTGGCCCGTGCTTCCATAGAGGCCGGGGCCGCAATTGTGAATGATGTCTCGGCATTTTCCCAGGACCCAACCTTGCTGGAGGTAGTAGCCGACCTCAAGCCGGGTTATGTGCTCATGCACAGTCAGGGTAGCCCGGAGCAGATGCAATTGTCGCCGACTTATGATAATGTAATAGAAGATATTTTGAGTTTTTTTGAAAAAAGTCTTGAAAAACTCATAAAGTCAGGCTTACCCGAAAGTCATATAGTGATTGATCCCGGTATTGGTTTTGGGAAAACCCTAGAGCATAATCTGGCTATTCTGCGCCGAATTGATCGGTTTATGGAATTGGGTTTCCCGGTTTATATGGGGCTTTCAAACAAGTCACTTTGGGGTAAATTGTTGGGATTGGAATCGGATGAGCGGCAGAATGCGACTCAGGCTGCCACTGCTGTTTTAGCAGCTCGCGGGGTTCCCATCCATAGGGTGCATGAGGTTGGGCTGACCAGCCAGACTTTGAAGATAGTAAAGGAGATCTGCGGGGATTATTGA
- the ftsH gene encoding ATP-dependent zinc metalloprotease FtsH, producing MNSFAKNLLVWVTIMLVMIVLFNLFNQPQTSQLKLSYTDFLSRVDEGEVLQVKIQGQKMSGVMVGDKRFVTYNPDDPALVQHLLKNKIEVVAEPEEEAPWYMTLFISWFPMLLLVGVWIFFMRQMQGGGGGRGGAMSFGRSRARMINEETARVTFDDVAGVDEAKDELSEVVQFLSEPKKFTRLGGRIPKGVLLVGPPGTGKTLLARAVAGEAGVPFFSISGSDFVEMFVGVGASRVRDLFAQGKKNAPCLIFIDEIDAVGRQRGAGLGGGHDEREQTLNQLLVEMDGFESNEGVILIAATNRPDVLDPALLRPGRFDRQVVVPTPDVQGRAHILKVHTRKTPLAGEIDLDVIARGTPGFSGADLENLVNEAALYAAKNNQDYVKMADFEEAKDKVLMGRERRSLILTDEDKKTTAYHEAGHALIAKLLENCDPVHKVTIIPRGRALGVTQQLPVDDRHNYNKAYLEDTLVMLLGGRVAEELILNQVTTGASNDIERATKMARSMVCQWGMSEKLGPMTFGESQDQVFLGKELVQHKDFSEDTSRLIDSEVRRIIDTAYETANRLLSDNEKSLHAVSAALLERETIDGNDLDILMTGGELPPLETVTPSKPASASRAYGSTSKPGYTPVVESEQDEEAEKGEFAFEEQTPDQAENTEDEFKLSDKPAETDKEDKAEEPEASEDKKSSE from the coding sequence TTGAATAGTTTTGCCAAGAATCTCTTGGTCTGGGTAACCATTATGCTGGTAATGATTGTTTTATTCAATTTGTTCAATCAGCCGCAGACTTCCCAGCTCAAACTTTCCTACACCGACTTTTTAAGCAGGGTCGATGAAGGAGAAGTCCTTCAAGTAAAGATTCAGGGGCAGAAGATGAGTGGGGTAATGGTTGGTGACAAACGTTTCGTCACTTATAACCCCGATGATCCGGCCCTTGTACAACATCTGCTCAAAAACAAAATTGAAGTTGTGGCCGAGCCTGAAGAAGAGGCTCCATGGTATATGACCCTGTTCATATCATGGTTTCCCATGCTGCTTCTGGTCGGGGTATGGATTTTCTTCATGCGTCAGATGCAGGGAGGCGGTGGAGGCCGTGGCGGTGCCATGTCTTTCGGGCGTTCCCGTGCGCGGATGATAAATGAAGAAACAGCTCGCGTAACTTTTGATGATGTTGCCGGAGTTGACGAAGCCAAGGATGAACTTTCCGAGGTTGTTCAGTTCCTTAGCGAGCCTAAAAAATTCACCCGTCTTGGCGGACGAATCCCTAAAGGTGTGCTGCTGGTGGGCCCCCCCGGTACCGGTAAAACTTTGCTTGCCCGTGCAGTTGCCGGTGAAGCAGGTGTTCCTTTCTTTTCCATTTCCGGTTCCGATTTTGTTGAAATGTTTGTAGGTGTCGGTGCTTCCCGTGTGCGTGACCTTTTCGCACAGGGTAAAAAAAATGCACCCTGCCTTATCTTTATTGATGAAATTGATGCTGTCGGGCGCCAGCGTGGCGCTGGTCTCGGTGGCGGACATGATGAGCGTGAACAGACCTTGAACCAGTTGCTGGTTGAAATGGACGGTTTTGAGTCCAACGAAGGGGTAATCCTCATTGCGGCAACCAACAGACCTGATGTACTCGATCCCGCGCTCCTGCGTCCCGGTCGTTTTGACAGACAGGTTGTCGTGCCTACTCCGGATGTTCAGGGCCGTGCACATATCCTCAAGGTTCATACCCGTAAAACTCCTCTTGCCGGTGAAATTGACCTTGATGTCATAGCCCGCGGTACTCCCGGATTCTCCGGTGCGGACCTTGAAAACCTCGTTAACGAGGCAGCTCTGTATGCAGCTAAGAATAATCAGGACTATGTCAAAATGGCTGATTTCGAAGAAGCCAAAGATAAAGTCCTCATGGGCCGCGAACGCCGCAGCCTGATTCTTACCGATGAGGATAAAAAGACCACTGCTTATCATGAAGCCGGTCATGCTCTCATCGCTAAACTGCTTGAGAACTGCGACCCTGTTCACAAGGTTACCATTATTCCCCGTGGCCGTGCTCTGGGTGTGACCCAGCAGCTGCCCGTGGATGACCGCCATAATTACAATAAAGCATATCTTGAAGATACTCTGGTTATGCTGCTCGGCGGGCGAGTGGCTGAGGAACTGATTCTCAATCAGGTTACCACCGGGGCCAGCAATGATATTGAGCGCGCCACCAAGATGGCCCGTTCCATGGTCTGCCAATGGGGTATGAGCGAAAAACTCGGTCCCATGACCTTCGGTGAAAGTCAGGATCAGGTTTTCCTCGGCAAAGAACTTGTTCAGCACAAGGACTTCAGTGAAGATACTTCACGCCTCATTGATTCCGAGGTCAGACGGATTATTGATACCGCTTACGAAACCGCTAACAGACTCCTTTCCGATAATGAAAAGTCTCTGCATGCTGTTTCCGCAGCCCTGCTTGAGCGTGAGACTATCGACGGCAACGATCTCGATATACTCATGACCGGCGGCGAGCTTCCTCCTCTTGAAACCGTAACTCCCTCAAAACCTGCTTCTGCCTCGAGGGCGTACGGCTCAACTTCCAAACCCGGCTACACTCCTGTTGTCGAGTCTGAGCAGGACGAAGAGGCTGAAAAGGGTGAGTTTGCTTTTGAAGAGCAGACTCCAGATCAGGCAGAAAATACTGAAGATGAATTCAAGCTCTCAGATAAACCTGCAGAGACTGATAAAGAAGACAAAGCTGAAGAGCCTGAAGCTTCTGAAGATAAAAAAAGTTCCGAATAA